The following nucleotide sequence is from Deltaproteobacteria bacterium.
AGCTTCTTCCACTCACATCTTACCAGGAGGTTTCTTTTTGGCTAGATAGTAAATAAATTTTTTCTGTGCTATTATTACTCCTATACCCCTCTAATACTCTGATATATAACGTTGTTGGCTAAGTTGACTTTCTCAGTATTAGTGAAGATCGTATCCATAGGATAAAGATTCCTCATCAGGCACGCTGAGATAATGAAAAATAAGTAACAATAGTCAACTCCGTCCCCGTCCCTTCCTCTCTCCCCTGATCAGTTAATTTACAGCCATCACCCCTTCATCTTTGCCAGTTCTTTGGACCGCTGGGTAGCGGAGGCCACAGCCTCCATCACGGCCCCCCTGAACCCCTTGGCCTCCAACGAGGCGATCCTCACTAAGTCAAGAAGGGGACGGTGGTAGATGGTCCCCTCGCATTCAATTCTCAGTGGTCATGCCATGGGTTTGTTCTGTCCTAGTTGTCCTTATTTAATTAAGGCCTGACCCCCTTATCTTTTTGCGTAAGCCTGTGCCGATGTTATCGGTAGTTGAACGCTGAGACCTTTTTAATCCGTTGCGTAAGCTTTTAGACTTTTCTTTAATAAATTTAATCTGTTCTGAAAATGAAAGTCCTCTCGTGTCTTCATAATGTTTATCACGAATCTTACGCACCATTTCAACTGCCTTTACTGACATACGTTGTCACCTCCCTTGGTGAGAAAATCAATATCGTTTTGTATCCCATTTCGATATTAACAGCGTTAAATTTCTGAATCTTCTCAAAATGGACAATATGCTTGAAATTCCAACTCACAACAAGGTCTGCCCCCGCAACGGTTGCAATGGCAATATGGCGGGCATCATTCAGAAAGTTGAAAGGCAGAATTTTATGAACCAAATATGTATCAGCGAGCTCCGCAGCTTCAGTGGTAAGCTCAAGAATATCAAGTGCAGTCTTTTGAAATTCCTCATAAATACCTTTTACTTCATCTGGAGCATCCTGGATTTCTGCTTCAGTAAGCTCAGATAAAAGCAATGAAAAAGTGCCTGCCTGAAAATCTCTTAAAAGTCCAAGTGACCATTCCTGAAACTCAGGGTCACAACAACCACCAATGACCGATGTATCCGCGTAAATAAGAGTTTTTTTCATAACACAATTGTATCATTCATTGTTTCAGCGTTCAATTGCGCATAACGTGTGCAGACTAAAAAAATACGACAATATTTATCATTCATGCTTTTAGACTGTTGTTATCTGTTGGTGCGACAAAATATTTTTCCATTCTCTTACGCACCCCATACCTTGTCAAGGGCTGACACATCTTCATTCCCCACTTCCTTTAGCAAAATAAATATTAAGGAGGATGTTGGGTCTAAAACTATTTTTACTTCTCATACACCCGAAAAAGAAAGGATCTCTTTATTCACAGCCATCACCCCTTCATCTTTGCCAGTTCTTTGGACCGCTGGGTAGCGGAGGCCACAGCCTCCATCACGGCCCCCCTGAACCCCTTGGCCTCCAATGAGGCGACCCCCGCTATAGTCGTCCCCCCTGGGGAGGCTACTCTGTCCTTCAGATGGGCGGGATGTTCACCCCCTTCTGAGAGGAGCCGGGCAGTTCCGAGGACCGTCTGGATCGCCATTTCTAAGGCCTCTTTCCTTGGCAGTCCCATCCGCACCCCTCCATCTGCCAAGGCCTCGATAAAAAGGCAGACATAGGCAGGACCGCTTGCACTCATACCGGTCACGGCATCCATCAGCGCCTCCGGGAGGACCACCGTGGTGCCCAAGGCATTGAATATCTCCTGGGCCACCTCCAGATCTTCTGCAGAGGCCTCCCCTCCTTGGGAGAGGGCGATGGCGGACTCCAATACTAGGGCCGCAATATTGGGCATCGCCCTGATGAGGCGCGCGTCCTTGTCTAATATAGAAGCGATGGTCCCGAGGGAGACCCCGGCGGCGATGGAGATGAGGAGCTTTGAGGAATCGAGGGCAGGGGCGATTTCTTGGAGGACCCTTTTCAACTCCTGGGGCTTGACAGCCAGGATGAGGATCTGGACCTGGGAGGCGAGCTGTAGATTATCCTGGACCACCTCCACTTCATAGGTCCTCTTGATGTAGTCCCTTCTGTCTGGGCGGATGTCACTGGCAGCTATGCCCTCAGCCACCCCCTTTTTTTGGAGACCTCGCAGGATGGCCTCTCCCATGTTCCCAACGCCGATGATTCCAATCCTTTTCTTCAGCATCTCTATCTCCTTCTTAAACCTTTTCCCAAAGAAGGATTCAAGGATTCGAGGGTTCAAGGGTTCAAGTTTTTGTATTGTACCTTCTGCCAGGTCTTCGACCTGTCCGGCGAGGGGACTCCCTGCACCCCCTAAAAGAGGAAATCTTCATCGGGGTTTCAGGGGG
It contains:
- a CDS encoding PIN domain protein; the encoded protein is MKKTLIYADTSVIGGCCDPEFQEWSLGLLRDFQAGTFSLLLSELTEAEIQDAPDEVKGIYEEFQKTALDILELTTEAAELADTYLVHKILPFNFLNDARHIAIATVAGADLVVSWNFKHIVHFEKIQKFNAVNIEMGYKTILIFSPREVTTYVSKGS
- the proC gene encoding pyrroline-5-carboxylate reductase; translation: MLKKRIGIIGVGNMGEAILRGLQKKGVAEGIAASDIRPDRRDYIKRTYEVEVVQDNLQLASQVQILILAVKPQELKRVLQEIAPALDSSKLLISIAAGVSLGTIASILDKDARLIRAMPNIAALVLESAIALSQGGEASAEDLEVAQEIFNALGTTVVLPEALMDAVTGMSASGPAYVCLFIEALADGGVRMGLPRKEALEMAIQTVLGTARLLSEGGEHPAHLKDRVASPGGTTIAGVASLEAKGFRGAVMEAVASATQRSKELAKMKG